From the genome of Prevotella herbatica, one region includes:
- the rlmH gene encoding 23S rRNA (pseudouridine(1915)-N(3))-methyltransferase RlmH: MKTTLLLIGKTVNKHFVANINDYSERISHYMPFDINVIPEIKNTKNLTEQQQKDREGELILKAILSSDTVVILDEHGDNFRSVEFATWLQKKQNTARRLVFVVGGPYGFSQAVYERANEKISLSKMTFSHQMVRVVFTEQIYRACTIIKGEPYHHE; the protein is encoded by the coding sequence ATGAAGACAACATTACTATTGATTGGTAAAACTGTCAATAAACATTTTGTAGCTAACATAAATGATTATAGTGAGCGCATTTCTCATTATATGCCTTTTGATATTAATGTTATTCCTGAAATAAAAAACACTAAGAATCTAACCGAACAACAGCAGAAAGATCGAGAAGGTGAGTTGATTTTAAAGGCTATTTTATCTTCTGATACAGTTGTTATTCTTGACGAGCATGGTGATAATTTCCGCTCTGTTGAGTTTGCTACTTGGTTACAAAAAAAGCAGAATACTGCTCGTAGGCTTGTATTTGTTGTTGGTGGACCTTATGGTTTTTCGCAAGCTGTATATGAGCGTGCAAATGAGAAAATATCGCTTTCAAAAATGACATTCAGTCACCAAATGGTGCGTGTCGTTTTCACTGAGCAAATTTATCGTGCATGCACTATTATAAAAGGAGAACCCTATCATCACGAATAG
- a CDS encoding tRNA threonylcarbamoyladenosine dehydratase → MQNQFSRTQLLLGKEAIETLTESRVAVFGIGGVGGYTVEVLARSGVGQLDVFDDDKVCLTNVNRQIYALLSTVGKYKVDVAEERIHDINKKCIVNKYQMFYLPQNADTIDLSKFDYVVDCIDTVSAKLELIKRCHKLNIPIISCMGAANKLDATAFKIADINKTKMDPLAKVIRKKLKQLNIPKLKVVYSEEQPLTPIDDPNISCRFHCICPDKDMRKCTERRTIPASNAWVPAAAGLIIGGEVIKDIIKKAGTLRLNGDEK, encoded by the coding sequence ATGCAAAATCAATTTTCACGTACCCAACTATTATTGGGAAAAGAAGCGATAGAAACACTTACTGAATCACGTGTAGCTGTATTTGGAATAGGTGGTGTTGGTGGATACACTGTAGAGGTTCTAGCACGCAGTGGTGTTGGACAACTGGATGTTTTTGACGATGACAAAGTATGCTTGACAAATGTAAACAGGCAAATTTACGCACTACTATCAACTGTTGGCAAATACAAGGTTGACGTCGCCGAAGAACGCATTCATGATATTAATAAGAAATGCATCGTAAACAAGTATCAGATGTTTTATTTGCCACAAAATGCTGATACGATAGACTTGAGTAAGTTTGATTATGTTGTCGACTGTATTGACACGGTAAGTGCTAAACTAGAACTGATAAAGCGTTGCCACAAATTGAATATACCAATAATATCTTGCATGGGTGCAGCAAACAAACTTGACGCGACTGCTTTTAAAATAGCTGACATCAATAAAACGAAAATGGACCCATTGGCAAAAGTTATCAGAAAAAAACTTAAACAACTGAATATCCCAAAACTTAAAGTCGTATATAGCGAAGAACAGCCGCTAACACCAATAGACGACCCTAATATAAGTTGTAGATTTCATTGTATCTGCCCAGATAAGGACATGAGAAAATGCACCGAAAGGAGAACCATTCCGGCAAGTAACGCATGGGTACCAGCAGCAGCAGGTCTGATTATCGGCGGAGAAGTAATAAAGGACATCATTAAGAAGGCCGGAACATTACGTCTGAATGGTGATGAAAAATAG
- the ftsY gene encoding signal recognition particle-docking protein FtsY, giving the protein MGIFGLFNKKKKETLDKGLEKTKESVFSKLTRAVAGKSKVDDEVLDNLEEVLITSDVGVDTTLKIIGRIEERVARDKYVSTSELNDILREEIAALLAENNTDDNDSWDLPADHKPYVILVVGVNGVGKTTTIGKLAYQFKNAGKKVYIGAADTFRAAAVEQISIWGERAGVPVIKQQMGSDPASVAFDTLQSAKANGADVVIIDTAGRLHNKLGLMNELKKIKDVMKKVLVEAPDEVMLVLDGSTGQNAFEQAKQFSAVTNITSLAITKLDGTAKGGVVIGISDQLKVPVKYIGLGEQMEDLQLFNRKEFVDSLFA; this is encoded by the coding sequence ATGGGAATTTTCGGACTTTTTAATAAAAAGAAAAAAGAGACTCTTGATAAGGGACTCGAGAAAACTAAAGAGAGTGTTTTTAGTAAGCTGACTCGTGCTGTAGCCGGTAAATCTAAGGTTGATGATGAAGTACTTGATAATTTGGAAGAAGTGCTGATCACCAGTGATGTTGGTGTTGATACAACATTGAAAATCATTGGACGAATAGAAGAAAGGGTAGCGCGGGATAAATATGTTTCAACTTCTGAGCTCAATGATATATTGCGTGAAGAGATTGCAGCTTTATTAGCTGAAAATAATACTGATGATAATGATAGCTGGGATTTACCGGCTGATCATAAACCATACGTGATACTTGTTGTAGGTGTAAACGGAGTTGGAAAAACAACTACTATCGGTAAGTTGGCATACCAATTTAAGAATGCTGGAAAGAAAGTTTATATAGGAGCTGCTGACACATTCCGTGCTGCAGCTGTTGAACAGATTTCTATATGGGGCGAGCGTGCTGGAGTTCCTGTAATTAAGCAACAAATGGGCTCAGACCCAGCTAGTGTGGCTTTTGATACTCTTCAAAGCGCAAAGGCTAATGGGGCTGATGTCGTCATTATTGATACCGCTGGTCGTTTGCATAATAAATTAGGACTGATGAACGAGTTGAAGAAGATAAAGGATGTGATGAAGAAAGTTCTTGTAGAAGCTCCTGATGAAGTTATGCTCGTTTTAGATGGTAGTACTGGACAGAACGCCTTTGAACAGGCTAAACAATTCTCAGCAGTTACGAATATTACAAGTCTTGCAATTACAAAACTTGACGGTACAGCAAAGGGCGGTGTCGTTATCGGTATCAGCGATCAGTTGAAAGTGCCGGTTAAATATATCGGACTTGGCGAACAAATGGAAGACTTGCAGTTGTTTAACCGTAAGGAATTCGTAGATTCATTGTTTGCCTAA
- the rimO gene encoding 30S ribosomal protein S12 methylthiotransferase RimO, with protein MKKNQIDIITMGCSKNLVDSELLMKQFEANGYHCVHDSKRPEGEIAVINTCGFIETAKEESINTILEFVKAKEDGRLNKLYVMGCLSQRYKDELEKEIPEVDKFYGKFNYKQLLSDLGKSEVTSCSGKRHLTTPHHYAYLKIAEGCDRHCAYCAIPIITGKHVSRPKDEILQEVKDMVASGVKEFQIIAQELTYYGVDIDGHRHIADLISDIADINGVKWVRLHYAYPNQFPLDLLDVIREKPNVCKYLDIALQHISNNVLDAMHRNVSKEETKELITKIRESVPGIHIRTTLMVGFPGETEEDFNELVDFVKWARFERMGAFAYSEEEGTYSAEHYEDNVPEDVKQRRLDTLMAIQQDISAEIEAEKVGKVMKVIIDRKEGEYYIGRTEFCSPEVDPEVLIKVADKKLRVGCFYNAKIMSSEEFDLYGEIV; from the coding sequence ATGAAGAAAAATCAGATAGATATAATTACAATGGGCTGTTCTAAGAATCTCGTTGATAGCGAACTTCTTATGAAACAGTTTGAAGCAAATGGTTATCATTGTGTTCATGACAGTAAACGTCCTGAAGGGGAGATAGCCGTTATTAATACCTGTGGTTTTATAGAAACAGCCAAAGAGGAAAGTATTAATACTATATTGGAATTTGTTAAAGCCAAAGAGGATGGGAGATTAAACAAACTTTATGTTATGGGATGCTTGTCTCAGAGATATAAAGATGAACTTGAAAAAGAAATTCCTGAGGTTGATAAATTCTATGGAAAATTTAATTATAAGCAACTGCTTTCAGATTTAGGAAAATCAGAAGTTACTTCTTGTAGTGGGAAGCGTCATCTTACAACCCCACATCATTATGCTTATCTTAAGATAGCAGAAGGTTGTGACAGGCATTGTGCATATTGTGCTATTCCTATTATTACGGGCAAGCATGTTAGCCGTCCTAAAGATGAGATATTACAGGAAGTCAAGGATATGGTAGCAAGTGGAGTTAAAGAATTCCAGATCATAGCCCAGGAACTTACTTATTATGGGGTAGATATAGACGGACATAGACATATTGCTGACTTGATAAGTGACATAGCTGATATAAATGGCGTAAAATGGGTCCGTCTACATTATGCATATCCTAATCAGTTCCCTTTGGACTTGTTGGATGTAATTCGTGAGAAGCCAAACGTATGTAAGTATCTTGATATAGCTTTGCAGCATATTTCCAATAACGTGCTAGATGCAATGCATCGTAATGTTAGTAAGGAGGAAACAAAGGAACTGATCACTAAGATACGTGAGTCAGTACCTGGTATTCACATCCGTACAACATTGATGGTTGGATTCCCTGGAGAGACAGAAGAGGACTTCAATGAATTGGTAGATTTTGTGAAATGGGCTCGTTTTGAACGTATGGGAGCTTTCGCCTATTCGGAGGAGGAAGGGACGTATAGTGCAGAACATTATGAAGACAATGTTCCTGAAGATGTAAAGCAACGTCGCCTAGATACCCTTATGGCTATTCAGCAAGATATAAGTGCAGAGATTGAAGCAGAGAAAGTCGGAAAGGTGATGAAAGTCATCATTGATCGCAAGGAAGGTGAATATTATATTGGTAGAACTGAGTTTTGTTCTCCTGAAGTTGATCCTGAAGTGCTCATAAAAGTCGCTGACAAGAAACTGCGTGTAGGATGTTTCTATAATGCCAAGATAATGTCAAGTGAAGAATTTGACCTTTATGGAGAAATAGTATAA
- a CDS encoding HU family DNA-binding protein, giving the protein MNNKEFISELAQRSGYTQADTQRLVNTVIASMGDAFEGGENVALSGFGSFEVKKRMERVVINPVTGLKMLVPPKLVLGFKPIAAIKEKLKKGGDAHE; this is encoded by the coding sequence ATGAACAACAAGGAATTTATTTCAGAATTAGCGCAACGTAGCGGTTACACACAAGCTGATACTCAAAGGCTTGTTAACACAGTAATTGCGAGTATGGGTGATGCCTTTGAAGGAGGAGAGAACGTCGCATTGTCAGGTTTTGGTTCCTTTGAAGTGAAGAAGCGTATGGAACGAGTTGTTATTAATCCTGTTACAGGACTTAAAATGCTGGTTCCACCAAAGCTGGTGCTTGGTTTTAAACCTATTGCGGCTATAAAGGAAAAACTTAAAAAAGGAGGAGACGCGCATGAGTAA
- a CDS encoding HU family DNA-binding protein: protein MSNVKDLSRILADKQKLDLADAEKFLSLMIDVVNDGLLDNKLVKIKGLGTFKVTSVSPRESVDVNTGERILIEGRDKISFSPDNAMKELVNRPFSQFETVVVNDGVDFGQDEQADDDSLDETSEDASDDVEETIELSVEQKEEEQVECETEKVAKTNDDNTSDSCDKEIGIQELSNTVKEKVESVTGSDVEQETEENIELSAEPEQESETVDIKIKEVTPEPEPVVESAVGKVIEHHNQNVIETSERIDCNEENSEESEPVKNTTGINKLLIISVFALFILSAGALWYMYNEITERNCRIESLISRLEERKATPKAKPIKPTAVKPVPVVKKPTEKVKSPDIISTNNVKVENKPAVTEEYEAMNNSDARVRTGAYKIVGVQKTVKVKAGQTLNSISRLYFGPGMECYIEVMNGKKELKEGETIKIPELKNKRSK, encoded by the coding sequence ATGAGTAACGTAAAAGATTTATCTCGTATCCTCGCTGATAAGCAAAAGTTGGATTTGGCAGATGCCGAGAAATTTTTGTCATTGATGATAGATGTCGTCAATGATGGACTTCTTGATAATAAGCTTGTGAAAATAAAAGGGCTTGGTACGTTTAAAGTTACTAGCGTAAGTCCTCGTGAAAGTGTTGATGTAAACACGGGAGAGCGAATACTTATAGAAGGTAGAGACAAAATTTCTTTCTCGCCTGATAATGCGATGAAAGAGCTTGTAAACCGTCCTTTTTCTCAGTTCGAAACAGTTGTTGTTAATGATGGTGTTGATTTTGGGCAGGACGAACAGGCTGATGATGATTCGCTTGATGAAACTTCAGAAGATGCGTCTGATGATGTTGAAGAAACAATAGAGTTATCTGTAGAGCAAAAAGAAGAAGAACAAGTTGAATGTGAAACAGAAAAGGTTGCTAAAACCAATGATGACAATACATCCGATTCTTGTGATAAGGAGATAGGAATACAGGAATTAAGTAACACGGTTAAAGAAAAAGTTGAAAGTGTTACCGGTAGTGATGTAGAACAGGAAACAGAAGAAAATATTGAGTTGTCTGCTGAACCGGAACAGGAAAGTGAAACTGTTGACATTAAAATAAAAGAAGTTACTCCTGAACCAGAACCTGTTGTAGAAAGTGCTGTTGGTAAGGTCATAGAACATCATAATCAAAATGTGATTGAAACTTCAGAGAGAATTGACTGTAATGAAGAAAACTCTGAGGAATCGGAACCTGTTAAGAATACAACAGGGATAAATAAGCTCTTGATTATTTCAGTATTTGCATTATTTATATTGTCAGCTGGTGCATTGTGGTATATGTATAATGAAATAACTGAACGTAACTGTCGTATTGAGAGTTTGATTAGTCGGTTAGAGGAACGAAAAGCTACGCCGAAAGCCAAACCTATAAAACCTACGGCAGTAAAGCCTGTACCGGTTGTAAAGAAGCCGACGGAGAAAGTAAAGAGCCCTGATATTATTAGCACAAATAATGTGAAGGTGGAGAATAAACCTGCCGTCACAGAAGAATATGAGGCAATGAATAATAGTGATGCACGTGTACGCACTGGTGCATATAAAATAGTAGGAGTACAAAAGACAGTAAAGGTAAAAGCGGGTCAGACATTGAACTCTATCAGTAGATTGTATTTCGGTCCTGGAATGGAATGCTATATAGAGGTGATGAATGGCAAAAAGGAATTGAAGGAGGGTGAAACCATAAAGATTCCAGAACTTAAAAATAAACGTTCCAAATAA
- the map gene encoding type I methionyl aminopeptidase: MILKKKKWHCLPGQPITELDKQVMSWEKKGKEVPSRDLIKTPEQIEGIRKSGVINTGCLDEVAKNIHVGMNTQEIDDICMAYCKEHDATPACLNYEGYPKSVCTSINEVVCHGIPKEEDVLEEGDIINVDMTTIFNGYYADASRMFIIGKTTPEKEQLVRVAKECLEIGAEAAKPYSFVGDIGHAIQKHAEKYHYGVVRDLCGHGVGLDFHEEPDVMHFGHKGSGMLLVPGMVFTIEPMINQGTWKVFLDADDPYEWEIVTGDELPSAQWEHTFVMTEHGLEILTY; encoded by the coding sequence ATGATTCTTAAGAAGAAAAAATGGCATTGCCTGCCTGGTCAGCCAATTACTGAACTTGATAAGCAAGTGATGTCTTGGGAGAAAAAAGGCAAGGAAGTGCCTAGTCGTGACCTCATAAAAACTCCAGAGCAGATTGAAGGCATTCGCAAAAGTGGTGTCATCAATACTGGTTGTCTTGATGAGGTTGCTAAGAATATTCATGTAGGTATGAATACGCAAGAGATTGATGATATTTGCATGGCTTATTGTAAGGAGCATGATGCCACACCTGCATGTTTGAATTATGAAGGCTATCCAAAAAGTGTTTGTACTAGTATAAATGAGGTAGTATGTCATGGTATTCCTAAAGAAGAGGATGTTCTTGAGGAAGGTGATATCATAAATGTAGACATGACGACGATTTTCAACGGATATTATGCTGATGCTAGCAGAATGTTTATCATAGGCAAGACTACTCCTGAAAAGGAACAGCTTGTAAGAGTTGCAAAAGAATGTCTTGAGATTGGCGCTGAAGCTGCAAAACCATATAGTTTTGTTGGTGATATTGGTCACGCAATACAAAAGCATGCCGAGAAATATCATTATGGAGTTGTACGTGATTTATGTGGTCATGGTGTAGGATTGGATTTTCATGAGGAACCTGATGTAATGCATTTTGGTCATAAAGGTTCTGGAATGTTGCTTGTACCTGGTATGGTATTTACGATTGAACCGATGATTAATCAAGGCACATGGAAAGTTTTCCTTGATGCTGATGATCCTTATGAATGGGAGATTGTTACAGGTGATGAATTGCCAAGTGCTCAATGGGAGCACACATTTGTTATGACAGAGCATGGACTGGAAATCCTTACATATTAA
- the tsaD gene encoding tRNA (adenosine(37)-N6)-threonylcarbamoyltransferase complex transferase subunit TsaD: MENKDIYILGIESSCDDTSAAVLKNGVLLSNVTASQDVHKAYGGVVPELASRAHQQNVVPVVDQAIKRAGITKEMLSAIAFTRGPGLMGSLLVGVNFAKGFARSLNIPLIDVNHLQGHVMAHFIKENDDDTTAPPFPFICLLVSGGNSQIVKVNAYNDMQVLGQTIDDAAGEAIDKCSKVMGLGYPGGPIIDKLARQGNPKAYKFSEPHIPGLNYSFSGLKTSFLYNLREWVSEDPDFVEHHKQDLAASLEFTIVDILMKKLRKAVEDTNITHVAVAGGVSANNGLRNAFREHADKYGWTIYIPKFSYTTDNAAMIACVGNFKYEDKDFGSIDMPAFSKVTFK; this comes from the coding sequence ATGGAGAATAAAGATATTTATATATTAGGTATTGAGTCTTCGTGCGATGATACCTCTGCAGCTGTGTTGAAAAATGGTGTGCTTCTTTCTAATGTTACAGCTTCACAGGATGTTCATAAAGCTTATGGTGGCGTAGTTCCTGAGTTGGCTTCACGTGCACATCAGCAAAATGTAGTTCCCGTAGTTGATCAGGCTATAAAGCGTGCTGGTATTACAAAGGAAATGCTAAGCGCAATAGCTTTTACACGTGGTCCAGGATTGATGGGTTCTCTTCTTGTAGGTGTGAATTTCGCAAAAGGATTTGCACGTTCATTGAATATCCCTTTGATAGATGTCAATCATCTTCAAGGTCATGTTATGGCTCATTTTATTAAGGAAAACGACGATGATACAACAGCTCCACCTTTCCCATTTATCTGTCTCTTGGTTTCTGGTGGCAATTCACAGATTGTTAAAGTAAATGCATATAATGATATGCAGGTTCTTGGACAGACTATTGATGATGCTGCTGGTGAGGCGATTGATAAGTGTTCAAAGGTTATGGGACTTGGATATCCTGGCGGCCCTATTATAGATAAGCTTGCTCGTCAGGGTAATCCTAAAGCGTATAAATTTTCAGAACCTCATATTCCTGGATTGAATTATTCTTTTTCAGGATTGAAGACGTCTTTCCTATATAACCTTCGTGAGTGGGTAAGTGAGGATCCTGATTTTGTAGAGCATCATAAGCAAGATTTGGCTGCAAGTTTGGAATTTACAATTGTAGATATCCTTATGAAAAAATTACGTAAGGCTGTAGAAGATACTAATATTACTCATGTTGCAGTAGCTGGTGGAGTATCTGCTAATAATGGACTTCGTAATGCTTTCCGTGAGCATGCTGATAAATATGGTTGGACAATATACATACCTAAATTTAGCTATACAACTGATAATGCCGCGATGATAGCATGTGTAGGTAATTTTAAATATGAGGATAAGGATTTCGGCTCTATAGATATGCCGGCTTTCTCAAAAGTAACCTTTAAGTAA
- a CDS encoding CinA family protein codes for MELESKVLSKEIQQYLYDNDLTLGTAESCTGGRIAEAIISVPGASNYFKGGIISYTNEIKENLLHVSHETLEEQTAVCEDVAKQMVAGACDALNVDYAISATGVAGPAGGTPSIPVGTIWIGYGCKDDIRTFKLEEDFGRDINLAIASRKALRLFLDFVKEKNPKE; via the coding sequence ATGGAATTAGAAAGTAAAGTATTAAGTAAAGAAATACAGCAATATTTGTATGATAATGACCTTACTCTCGGAACTGCTGAAAGTTGTACCGGTGGACGTATTGCAGAAGCTATAATCTCAGTACCAGGGGCTAGTAATTACTTCAAGGGAGGAATTATTAGTTATACAAATGAGATAAAGGAAAACCTATTGCATGTTTCTCACGAAACGTTGGAAGAGCAGACTGCTGTTTGTGAAGATGTTGCCAAGCAAATGGTTGCAGGAGCATGTGATGCACTGAATGTTGATTATGCTATTTCTGCAACAGGCGTAGCTGGACCAGCAGGAGGTACACCTTCAATACCTGTTGGTACGATATGGATAGGATATGGTTGCAAGGATGATATACGTACGTTTAAGTTGGAAGAAGACTTTGGACGAGATATAAATCTTGCTATTGCATCAAGAAAAGCTTTGAGATTATTTTTGGATTTTGTTAAAGAAAAGAATCCGAAAGAGTAA
- the rpmB gene encoding 50S ribosomal protein L28: MSKICQITGKKAQLGCNVSHSKHRTKRSFDVNLFSKKFYYVEENCWISLKVSAAGLRLINKVGLDAALKQAVSKGYCDWKDIKVIGE; this comes from the coding sequence ATGTCTAAGATTTGTCAGATTACAGGAAAGAAGGCACAGTTAGGTTGTAATGTGTCTCACTCAAAGCACCGTACAAAGAGAAGCTTTGATGTTAACCTCTTCAGCAAAAAATTCTACTATGTAGAAGAGAATTGCTGGATTAGCCTTAAGGTCAGCGCTGCTGGTCTTCGTCTCATTAATAAAGTCGGTCTTGACGCTGCCTTGAAGCAGGCTGTTTCTAAGGGTTATTGCGACTGGAAAGACATTAAAGTAATAGGAGAATAA
- the rpmG gene encoding 50S ribosomal protein L33: MAKKAKGNRVQVVLECTEMKNSGLPGTSRYVTTKNRKNTPERLELKKFNPILKKMTLHKEIK, from the coding sequence ATGGCAAAGAAAGCTAAAGGAAATAGAGTGCAGGTCGTTCTAGAGTGCACTGAAATGAAGAATAGCGGACTTCCAGGAACAAGCCGTTACGTAACAACAAAAAATCGTAAGAACACTCCTGAGCGTCTTGAATTGAAAAAATTCAACCCAATCCTGAAGAAGATGACTCTTCACAAGGAGATTAAGTAA
- a CDS encoding DUF4295 domain-containing protein has product MAKKAVATLHEGSSEGRAYSKVIKMVKSPKTGAYVFDEHMVPNEAVKDFFKK; this is encoded by the coding sequence ATGGCAAAGAAAGCGGTCGCTACCCTCCATGAAGGTTCTTCGGAAGGTCGCGCATATTCAAAGGTAATAAAGATGGTAAAGAGCCCTAAGACTGGTGCTTATGTATTTGATGAGCACATGGTTCCTAATGAGGCTGTTAAGGATTTCTTTAAGAAGTAA
- a CDS encoding NUDIX hydrolase → MKDNKNEMFPLVDEQGNIIGAISRGEAHSGSKKLHPVVHLHVFNSNGDLYLQKRPAWKDIQPSKWDTACGGHIDLGEDVKTALKREVREELGITDFTPQDMGHYVFESAREKELVYVHKTIYDGEVQPSKEELDGGRFWSHNELLNNIGKNVFTPNFENEYTKFFK, encoded by the coding sequence ATGAAAGATAACAAAAATGAGATGTTTCCTCTTGTTGATGAACAAGGAAACATTATCGGGGCAATAAGTCGCGGAGAAGCACACAGCGGAAGCAAAAAATTACATCCAGTGGTGCACCTACATGTTTTCAACAGCAATGGAGATCTTTACCTACAAAAACGTCCTGCATGGAAAGATATTCAACCTTCAAAATGGGATACGGCATGTGGTGGACATATCGATCTAGGTGAAGATGTAAAAACAGCACTGAAACGAGAAGTAAGGGAAGAACTAGGAATAACAGATTTCACACCACAGGATATGGGGCACTATGTTTTTGAAAGTGCGCGTGAAAAAGAATTGGTTTATGTACACAAAACGATATATGATGGAGAGGTACAGCCAAGCAAAGAGGAATTGGACGGTGGAAGATTCTGGAGCCATAATGAATTATTAAACAATATTGGCAAAAATGTCTTCACACCAAACTTTGAAAACGAGTATACGAAGTTTTTCAAATAA
- the ispE gene encoding 4-(cytidine 5'-diphospho)-2-C-methyl-D-erythritol kinase, producing the protein MIIFPCAKINLGLNIVSKRSDGYHNLETVFYPIPLYDALEIKYMDEKFPSENDCDLKVTGNAIECDENNNLVVKAYNLIAEDYKLPRVHAHLYKRIPSQAGLGGGSSDAAHMIKLLDERFRLNIGNAEMERYAAKLGADCAFFIGCEPCYATGIGDQLMPADGPKGNLNGYYLFLVKPDIAVSTKEAYANVAPRTPEICCKEIVHKSIYTWKDLLVNDFELSIFTNHPELSNIKNKLYEKGAVFAQMSGSGSSIYGLFKEEPKELEGLFPDCFTFKAKL; encoded by the coding sequence ATGATTATATTTCCATGTGCTAAAATTAATCTTGGACTGAACATCGTAAGCAAACGTTCCGATGGTTATCACAATCTGGAAACGGTATTCTACCCTATTCCATTATATGATGCTTTAGAGATAAAATATATGGATGAGAAATTTCCATCAGAAAACGATTGCGACTTAAAAGTTACTGGAAACGCTATTGAATGTGACGAGAACAACAATCTAGTTGTAAAAGCCTACAATTTAATAGCTGAAGACTATAAACTTCCACGAGTACATGCACATCTTTATAAACGAATACCTTCACAAGCTGGCTTGGGTGGTGGATCTAGTGATGCAGCCCACATGATAAAACTTCTTGATGAACGTTTCAGACTTAACATAGGTAATGCGGAAATGGAAAGATATGCTGCCAAGCTTGGTGCAGACTGTGCATTCTTCATTGGTTGCGAACCATGTTACGCTACAGGTATCGGTGATCAACTTATGCCAGCAGATGGACCAAAGGGTAATCTAAACGGATACTATTTATTCCTTGTTAAACCAGATATTGCGGTTTCTACGAAAGAGGCCTATGCAAACGTTGCACCACGCACACCTGAAATTTGCTGTAAAGAAATAGTTCACAAATCTATATATACATGGAAAGATCTGTTGGTTAATGATTTTGAATTATCAATATTCACAAATCATCCTGAACTAAGCAACATTAAGAACAAGCTTTATGAAAAAGGCGCTGTATTTGCTCAAATGAGTGGTAGCGGAAGCTCTATTTACGGTCTGTTCAAAGAGGAACCTAAAGAGCTAGAAGGACTATTCCCGGATTGCTTTACCTTTAAAGCTAAATTATAA